A genome region from Terriglobales bacterium includes the following:
- a CDS encoding gamma-glutamyltransferase gives MRFRRKLLITLALAVLTAALPRSLFASGIGPVRGKHAMVASVHELASQAGVDALKAGGNAVDAAVATGFALAVVHPQAGNLGGGGFLLVRTPDGRAFFLDFRETAPAAATATMYLDEKGNVIPDASLVGYRASGVPGSVAGLVYAEQHWGKLTLAQVMAPAIRLARGGFPLSWEDARDFRDADLARFAESRRIFQRDGNYYQAGEIFRQPELAHTLERIAQSPDDFYKGAMAHEIASFLQNNGGLITQKDLADY, from the coding sequence ATGCGTTTCCGTCGCAAATTGCTGATAACGCTGGCGCTTGCCGTCCTCACGGCGGCCCTGCCGCGGAGCCTGTTCGCTTCCGGCATCGGGCCCGTTCGCGGCAAGCACGCCATGGTGGCCAGCGTCCACGAACTGGCCTCGCAGGCGGGAGTGGACGCGCTCAAGGCCGGCGGTAACGCCGTGGACGCGGCCGTGGCCACCGGCTTCGCGCTGGCGGTGGTGCATCCCCAGGCCGGCAACCTGGGCGGCGGCGGCTTCCTGCTGGTGCGCACTCCGGACGGCAGAGCCTTCTTCCTGGATTTCCGCGAAACCGCGCCCGCGGCCGCCACTGCCACCATGTACCTGGACGAGAAGGGCAACGTCATTCCCGACGCCAGCCTGGTGGGCTACCGCGCCAGCGGCGTGCCCGGCTCGGTGGCGGGACTGGTGTACGCCGAGCAGCATTGGGGCAAGCTGACCCTGGCGCAGGTGATGGCGCCGGCCATCCGCCTGGCCCGCGGAGGCTTCCCGCTCTCCTGGGAGGACGCCCGCGACTTCCGCGACGCCGACCTGGCCAGGTTTGCCGAGTCGCGCCGCATCTTCCAGCGCGACGGCAACTACTACCAGGCGGGCGAGATCTTCCGCCAGCCCGAGCTGGCGCATACCCTGGAACGCATCGCCCAGAGCCCCGACGACTTCTACAAAGGCGCCATGGCGCACGAAATCGCTTCCTTCCTGCAGAACAATGGCGGCCTGATCACCCAGAAAGACCTGGCCGACTACC